ttgccaacactggttattttctttcttttttttttcttttaaaatagtaaccatcctaatgggtatgaagtgatatctcgtgattttttttaaaaaagtaattaatttatttttggctgcattgggtcttcgttgctgtgcgcgggcttttctgtagttgcggtgcacaggcttctcattgtggtggcttctctttgttgtggagcatgggctctaggtgcgtgggcttcagtagttgtggctcacaggctctagagcacaggctcagtagttttggtgcacgggcttagttgctcttcagcatgtgggatctaactggaccagggctcaaacccgtgtcccctgcattgacaggcggattcttaaccactgcgccaccagggaagtcccctctcattgtgattttgatttgcatttccctatgattagtgatgttgagcataatTCTatatgcttattggctatttgtttattttcttcagagcCATGTCTTTTCAAGTTCtttgtcatttgaaaaaaattatataaactatTTACTAACAGACAATGccacaaatttatttcttcttggacACATGCATGGTGCAACCATGGTGGCCTGTGGTCTTGGTGTGTTGGCCTTGGACACAAAGTCCCCAGAAGTGGCACAGCCCTCTGTGGGTCCAAATCTTCTTCATTTGCTCCAGGTTTTCATGAAGTTTGTTGTCCAGACCATTGGCCAAGACTTGGCTGTGTTTTCCATCCTTCACATCCTTCTGTCTGTTGAAGAACCAGTCTGGGATCAGGTACTGGTGTGGATTCTGCATAGTGGTGATCACACATTCTACCTCTTCCTCAGTGAGCTCTCCTGCCCTCTTGGTAAGGTCGATGTCTGCTTTCCTCAACATCACATGAGCAAATCTTTGCCCCACACCCTTAATTGCTGTAATGGCTAAAGCAATTTTATGCTGCTCATCAATATTGTTGTTGAGTACTTGCAAAATGTGCTGGAACTTCTCAAGGATTACTAGAGACGTGGCAGCAGCCCCAGTAgcccttttgtccatttttaaaattgggttgttttttgttgttgagttttaaaagttctctctGTATTTGGGTTATTAACCCCCCATCATACATATGATTGCAAATGTTTTTTCCCATTctacaggttgccttttcactctgttggttGTGTCCTTCACATGGAAGTTTTTAATTGTGATGTAGTTCAGTTtagctatttttacttttgttgcctgtgcttttggtgtcatatccaagaaatcattgccaaattcaTTGTAATGAAGTTTTTCCACTATGTTTTctcttaagagttttattgttgaagtcttaagtttaggtctttgatccattttgaattaatttttcataTGATGTAAGGTAAGGctttaactttattcttttgcatatgtctatccagttttcctagcaccatttgttgaagagactgtccttttcccattgaa
This genomic stretch from Eubalaena glacialis isolate mEubGla1 chromosome 15, mEubGla1.1.hap2.+ XY, whole genome shotgun sequence harbors:
- the LOC133075106 gene encoding small ribosomal subunit protein uS13-like — encoded protein: MDKRATGAAATSLVILEKFQHILQVLNNNIDEQHKIALAITAIKGVGQRFAHVMLRKADIDLTKRAGELTEEEVECVITTMQNPHQYLIPDWFFNRQKDVKDGKHSQVLANGLDNKLHENLEQMKKIWTHRGLCHFWGLCVQGQHTKTTGHHGCTMHVSKKK